A genomic region of Homo sapiens chromosome 4, GRCh38.p14 Primary Assembly contains the following coding sequences:
- the USP17L28 gene encoding ubiquitin specific peptidase 17 like family member 28: MEDDSLYLRGEWQFNHFSKLTSSRPDAAFAEIQRTSLPEKSPLSCETRVDLCDDLAPVARQLAPREKLPLSSRRPAAVGAGLQNMGNTCYVNASLQCLTYTPPLANYMLSREHSQTCHRHKGCMLCTMQAHITRALHNPGHVIQPSQALAAGFHRGKQEDAHEFLMFTVDAMKKACLPGHKQVDHHSKDTTLIHQIFGGYWRSQIKCLHCHGISDTFDPYLDIALDIQAAQSVQQALEQLVKPEELNGENAYHCGVCLQRAPASKTLTLHTSAKVLILVLKRFSDVTGNKIAKNVQYPECLDMQPYMSQPNTGPLVYVLYAVLVHAGWSCHNGHYFSYVKAQEGQWYKMDDAEVTASSITSVLSQQAYVLFYIQKSEWERHSESVSRGREPRALGAEDTDRRATQGELKRDHPCLQAPELDEHLVERATQESTLDHWKFLQEQNKTKPEFNVRKVEGTLPPDVLVIHQSKYKCGMKNHHPEQQSSLLNLSSSTPTHQESMNTGTLASLRGRARRSKGKNKHSKRALLVCQ; this comes from the coding sequence ATGGAGGACGACTCACTCTACTTGAGAGGTGAGTGGCAGTTCAACCACTTTTCAAAACTCACATCTTCTCGGCCCGATGCAGCTTTTGCTGAAATCCAGCGGACTTCTCTCCCTGAGAAGTCACCACTCTCATGTGAGACCCGTGTCGACCTCTGTGATGATTTGGCTCCTGTGGCAAGACAGCTTGCTCCCAGGGAGAAGCTTCCTCTGAGTAGCAGGAGACCTGCTGCGGTGGGGGCTGGGCTCCAGAATATGGGAAATACCTGCTACGTGAACGCTTCCTTGCAGTGCCTGACATACACACCGCCCCTTGCCAACTACATGCTGTCCCGGGAGCACTCTCAAACGTGTCATCGTCACAAGGGCTGCATGCTCTGTACTATGCAAGCTCACATCACACGGGCCCTCCACAATCCTGGCCACGTCATCCAGCCCTCACAGGCATTGGCTGCTGGCTTCCATAGAGGCAAGCAGGAAGATGCCCATGAATTTCTCATGTTCACTGTGGATGCCATGAAAAAGGCATGCCTTCCCGGGCACAAGCAGGTAGATCATCACTCTAAGGACACCACCCTCATCCACCAAATATTTGGAGGCTACTGGAGATCTCAAATCAAGTGTCTCCACTGCCACGGCATTTCAGACACTTTTGACCCTTACCTGGACATCgccctggatatccaggcagctCAGAGTGTCCAGCAAGCTTTGGAACAGTTGGTGAAGCCCGAAGAACTCAATGGAGAGAATGCCTATCATTGTGGTGTTTGTCTCCAGAGGGCGCCGGCCTCCAAGACGTTAACTTTACACACCTCTGCCAAGGTCCTCATCCTTGTATTGAAGAGATTCTCCGATGTCACAGGCAACAAGATTGCCAAGAATGTGCAATATCCTGAGTGCCTTGACATGCAGCCATACATGTCTCAGCCGAACACAGGACCTCTCGTCTATGTCCTCTATGCTGTGCTGGTCCACGCTGGGTGGAGTTGTCACAACGGACATTACTTCTCTTATGTCAAAGCTCAAGAAGGCCAGTGGTATAAAATGGATGATGCCGAGGTCACCGCCTCTAGCATCACTTCTGTCCTGAGTCAACAGGCCTACGTCCTCTTTTACATCCAGAAGAGTGAATGGGAAAGACACAGTGAGAGTGTGTCAAGAGGCAGGGAACCAAGAGCCCTTGGCGCAGAAGACACCGACAGGCGAGCAACGCAAGGAGAGCTCAAGAGAGAccacccctgcctccaggccccCGAGTTGGACGAGCACTTGGTGGAAAGAGCCACTCAGGAAAGCACCTTAGACCACTGGAAATTCCttcaagagcaaaacaaaacgaaGCCTGAGTTCAACGTCAGAAAAGTCGAAGGTACCCTGCCTCCCGACGTACTTGTGATTCATCAATCAAAATACAAGTGTGGGATGAAGAACCATCATCCTGAACAGCAAAGCTCCCTGCTAAACCTCTCTTCGTCGACCCCGACACATCAGGAGTCCATGAACACTGGCACACTCGCTTCCCTGCGAGGGAGGGCCAGGAGATCCAAAGGGAAGAACAAACACAGCAAGAGGGCTCTGCTTGTGTGCCAGTGA